A single window of Streptomyces sp. NBC_00464 DNA harbors:
- a CDS encoding acyclic terpene utilization AtuA family protein, which produces MTAPLRIGNASGFYGDRFDAMREMLTGGPLDVLTGDYLAELTMLILGRSRLKDPARGYATTFLRQLEEGLGLAHERGVKIVANAGGLNPAGLADAVRELAGKVGVPVRVAHVEGDSLPVPDGYLTANAYLGGAGIAACLRAGADVVVTGRVTDAALVTGPAAAHFGWGPEDHDALAGAVVAGHVLECGTQATGGNYSFFRGHDIRRPGFPVAEIHADGASVITKHDGTGGVVDLGTVTAQLLYETGGARYAGPDVTARLDTVRLTPDGPDRVRISGVKGEARPPTLKAGLTRLGGWRNEVVFVVTGLDIEAKARLVQDQFADAFARAGRQPDEVRWELARTDRADAATEETASALLRLVVRDQDPDAVGRALSGAAIELALGSYPGFHVTAPPGKGAPYGVFEARYVPAGDVEQVAVLPDGRREAQEPAARTQVLAEVEQPELPEPLAAGPTRTAPLGLVAGARSGDKGGDANVGVWVRSDEAWRWLAHELTVERFRALLPETAGLTVVRHVLPNLRALNFTVHGLLGEGVAAQHRFDPQAKAVGEWLRSRRLEIPVALLDSADAPEVHA; this is translated from the coding sequence GTGACCGCGCCGCTGCGGATCGGCAACGCCTCCGGGTTCTACGGCGACCGCTTCGACGCCATGCGCGAGATGCTCACCGGCGGCCCCCTCGACGTCCTCACCGGCGACTACCTCGCCGAGCTGACCATGCTCATCCTCGGCCGCAGCCGGCTCAAGGACCCCGCACGCGGCTACGCCACCACCTTCCTGCGCCAGCTGGAGGAAGGCCTCGGCCTCGCCCACGAGCGCGGGGTGAAGATCGTCGCCAACGCGGGCGGCCTCAACCCTGCAGGACTGGCCGACGCCGTACGCGAGCTGGCCGGGAAGGTGGGCGTGCCCGTGCGCGTCGCCCACGTCGAGGGCGACAGCCTCCCCGTCCCCGACGGATACCTCACCGCCAACGCCTACCTCGGCGGGGCGGGCATCGCCGCCTGCCTGCGGGCCGGCGCCGACGTCGTCGTCACCGGCAGGGTCACCGACGCCGCCCTCGTCACCGGACCCGCCGCCGCACACTTCGGCTGGGGGCCCGAGGACCACGACGCGCTCGCCGGGGCCGTCGTCGCCGGGCACGTACTGGAGTGCGGCACCCAGGCCACCGGCGGGAACTACTCCTTCTTCCGCGGCCACGACATCCGCCGCCCCGGCTTTCCCGTCGCCGAGATCCACGCCGACGGCGCGAGCGTCATCACCAAGCACGACGGCACCGGCGGCGTCGTCGACCTCGGCACCGTCACCGCCCAGCTGCTGTACGAGACCGGCGGCGCCCGGTACGCGGGCCCCGACGTCACCGCCCGGCTCGACACCGTACGGCTGACCCCCGACGGCCCCGACCGGGTCAGGATCTCCGGGGTGAAGGGCGAGGCCCGGCCGCCCACGCTCAAGGCCGGGCTCACCCGCCTCGGCGGCTGGCGGAACGAGGTCGTCTTCGTCGTCACCGGACTCGACATCGAGGCCAAAGCGCGGCTTGTACAGGACCAGTTCGCGGACGCCTTCGCACGGGCCGGGCGGCAGCCGGACGAGGTGCGCTGGGAGCTCGCCCGTACCGACCGGGCCGATGCCGCCACCGAGGAGACCGCGAGCGCCCTGCTGCGGCTCGTCGTCCGCGACCAGGATCCCGACGCCGTGGGGCGCGCCCTGTCCGGTGCCGCGATCGAGCTGGCGCTCGGCAGCTACCCGGGCTTCCATGTCACCGCCCCGCCCGGAAAGGGCGCGCCCTACGGGGTGTTCGAGGCGCGGTACGTACCGGCCGGGGACGTGGAGCAGGTGGCCGTGCTGCCCGACGGGCGGCGTGAGGCGCAGGAGCCGGCCGCGCGTACGCAGGTCCTGGCCGAGGTCGAACAGCCCGAGCTGCCCGAGCCGTTGGCCGCCGGACCCACCCGGACCGCACCCCTCGGGCTTGTCGCGGGGGCCCGCAGCGGCGACAAGGGCGGCGACGCCAATGTCGGGGTGTGGGTCCGCAGCGACGAGGCCTGGCGGTGGCTGGCCCATGAGCTGACCGTCGAGCGCTTCCGCGCACTCCTCCCGGAGACCGCCGGCCTCACCGTCGTACGCCATGTCCTGCCGAACCTGCGCGCCCTGAACTTCACGGTCCACGGGCTCCTCGGCGAAGGCGTCGCCGCCCAGCACCGCTTCGACCCGCAGGCCAAGGCCGTGGGGGAGTGGCTGCGCTCGCGCCGGCTGGAGATACCCGTGGCCCTGCTGGACAGTGCCGACGCACCGGAGGTGCACGCATGA